A genome region from Plasmodium vivax chromosome 11, whole genome shotgun sequence includes the following:
- a CDS encoding variable surface protein Vir24-related (encoded by transcript PVX_124712A), translating into MKKFNNRDYDMKNLCKRIAWNLENLYNILPYRDSKVRCSYFNHWIYNEIRKLLVTEYNFKKDESAVFKLLDLGSDMNRNLRINSKIVSDYDKCNLYSKYIKYILKIYDTHKYDCCDSDWPYDSDCPKYFKCHGYYNPESLLSLLRCNDTSLGAHVLERVPEEPKFREESRERFRPQIENRSGSFPDIEVREIKENGFQNPVVPEIMRVKGPQFPTEAALRRRLDTSRSEVDGSEGNLGSRNRRLMQTTRAPSQEYLGEGIRKEVDYKPAVTEITHVQYTEKEDEKVTSEGGISYQLTSGPYKTEDRGTFSAYNGESEIYTSGGGSYTEMSEYGGDEHTTSGGFSSHFSNILESLKNNVYTVSIGSVASAGFLYFFYNYFKVITKYLLQYKKFTFRKYLLL; encoded by the exons ATGAAAAAGTTTAATAACCGAGACTATGATATGAAGAATCTTTGCAAACGAATTGCTTGGAATCttgaaaatttatataatatccTTCCTTACAGAGACTCTAAGGTTCggtgttcatattttaatcattggatatataatgaaataaggAAACTGTTGGTTActgaatataattttaaaaaagatgagAGTGCTGTTTTTAAGTTACTCGATTTAGGATCTGATATGAATCGAAATTTACGAATAAATAG taaaattgtTTCCGATTATGATAAATGCAATCTTTATAGCAAATATATTAAGtatattcttaaaatatatgatactCATAAATACGACTGTTGTGATTCTGATTGGCCGTATGATAGTGATTGTcctaaatattttaagtgcCATGGATATTACAATCCGGAGAGTCTCTTATCATTATTGAGATGTAATGATACTTCATTAGGTGCACATGTGCTAGAAAGGGTACCCGAAGAACCAAAATTTCGAGAGGAAAGTCGTGAGAGATTTAGACCACAAATTGAGAATCGAAGTGGCTCTTTTCCAGACATAGAAGTTCGtgaaataaaggaaaatggATTTCAAAATCCTGTTGTACCTGAAATAATGCGAGTAAAGGGTCCACAATTTCCCACAGAAGCAGCTCTCCGGAGACGCCTAGATACTTCTCGTTCTGAAGTAGATGGTTCAGAAGGTAACTTAGGTAGTAGGAATCGCAGATTAATGCAAACTACTAGAGCGCCAAGTCAAGAATATTTGGGGGAAGGCATTAGAAAAGAAGTTGATTATAAACCAGCAGTAACTGAGATTACTCACGTTCAGTACACGGAAAAAGAAGATGAAAAAGTAACCAGCGAAGGAGGGATCTCTTACCAATTAACTTCTGGCCCATATA AAACGGAAGATAGAGGTACCTTTTCAGCATACAATGGTGAAAGTGAAATTTACACTAGTGGAGGTGGAAGTTACACTGAGATGTCCGAATATGGAGGAGATGAGCACACAACTTCAGGAGGGTTTAGTTCTCATTTCTCTAATATTCTCGAATCATTAAAAAACAATGTTTACACTGTTTCCATTGGCTCTGTAGCATCTGCGGGAttcttgtattttttttataattattttaaggtaattacaaaatatcttttacaatataaaaaatttaccttcagaaaatatttactattataa